A window of the Hordeum vulgare subsp. vulgare chromosome 5H, MorexV3_pseudomolecules_assembly, whole genome shotgun sequence genome harbors these coding sequences:
- the LOC123395472 gene encoding LRR receptor-like serine/threonine-protein kinase FEI 1 — translation MAANPGTKKHGSGGHAAGALLILLLCSTASMALTPDGEALLELKVAFNATAGQQRLGSWRAADANPCAWEGVSCSFPDLRVQSINLPYMQLGGIISPSIGRLAKLQRLALHQNSLHGPIPAEIRNCTELRAIYLRANYLQGGIPPGIGDLTHLTILDLSSNLLRGAIPASIGSLTHLRFLNLSTNFFSGEIPNVGVLGTFKSSSYVGNLELCGLPIQKGCRGTLGFPAVLPHSDPLSSSGVSPITSNNKTSHFLNGVVIGSMSTMAVALVAVLGFLWVCLLSRKKNGVNYVKMDKPTVPDGATLVTYQWNLPYSSGEIIRRLELLDEEDVVGCGGFGTVYKMVMDDGTAFAVKRIDLNRERREKTFEKELEILGSIRHINLVNLRGYCRLSTAKLLIYDFMELGSLDSYLHGDAQEDQPLNWNARMKIALGSARGLAYLHHDCSPGIVHRDIKASNILLDRCLEPRVSDFGLARLLVDNETHVTTVVAGTFGYLAPEYLQNGHSTEKSDVYSFGVLLLELVTGKRPTDSCFLNKGLNIVGWLNTLSGEHRLEEILDERSGDAEVEAVEGILDIAAMCTDADPGQRPSMGAVLKMLEEEILSPCLSELYYEQHLEL, via the exons ATGGCCGCCAACCCCGGGACCAAGAAGCATGGCAGCGGCGGCCATGCCGCCGGggccctcctcatcctcctcctctgctcCACGGCGTCCATGGCGCTCACACCGGACG GGGAGGCGCTGCTGGAGCTGAAGGTGGCATTCAACGCCACGGCGGGGCAGCAGCGGCTGGGGAGCTGGCGGGCCGCCGACGCCAACCCCTGCGCCTGGGAGGGCGTCTCCTGCTCCTTCCCCGACCTCAGGGTCCAGTCCAT AAATCTGCCCTACATGCAGCTCGGCGGCATCATCTCCCCCAGCATCGGCAGGCTCGCCAAGCTGCAGAGGCT AGCTCTGCACCAGAACAGCCTGCACGGCCCCATCCCCGCCGAGATCAGGAACTGCACAGAGCTCAGAGCGAT CTACCTGAGAGCCAACTACCTGCAAGGCGGCATCCCTCCGGGGATCGGCGACCTCACTCACCTCACCATCCT GGACCTGTCCAGCAACCTGCTGCGCGGCGCGATACCAGCGTCGATAGGGAGCCTAACTCACCTGCGGTTCCT GAACCTCTCCACCAACTTCTTCTCTGGAGAGATCCCGAACGTCGGCGTCCTCGGAACCTTCAAGAGCAGCTC GTATGTCGGAAATCTGGAGCTTTGCGGGCTGCCCATACAGAAAGGTTGCCGCGGAACCCTCGGGTTCCCTGCGGTGCTGCCGCACTCCGACCCCCTCTCCTCTTCTG GTGTTTCTCCAATCACCAGCAACAACAAAACCTCGCACTTCCTGAATGGCGTCGTGATCGGTTCAATGTCAACCATGGCCGTCGCGCTGGTCGCGGTGCTGGGCTTCCTCTGGGTATGCTTGCTGTCCAGGAAGAAGAATGGTGTGAACTATGTGAAAATGGACAAGCCAACTGTCCCGGATG GTGCAACCCTCGTGACATACCAGTGGAACCTTCCGTATTCGTCGGGCGAGATCATTAGAAGGCTGGAGCTGCTCGACGAAGAGGATGTGGTTGGTTGTGGCGGGTTTGGTACGGTGTACAAGATGGTGATGGACGACGGCACGGCGTTTGCCGTCAAGAGGATTGACCTCAACCGGGAGAGGCGAGAAAAGACTTTCGAGAAGGAGCTCGAGATCCTGGGCAGCATTAGGCATATCAACCTTGTCAATCTGCGAGGATACTGCCGGCTCTCCACGGCCAAACTGCTCATATATGACTTCATGGAGCTGGGCAGCTTGGACAGCTACCTCCATG GTGATGCGCAGGAGGATCAGCCATTGAACTGGAATGCACGTATGAAGATCGCCCTGGGCTCCGCCCGTGGTTTGGCGTATCTGCACCACGACTGCTCGCCGGGGATTGTCCACCGTGACATCAAAGCCAGCAACATCCTTCTAGACAGATGCTTGGAGCCGCGCGTGTCTGATTTCGGCCTCGCGAGGCTGCTGGTAGACAACGAGACCCACGTAACCACTGTCGTGGCGGGTACCTTCGGGTACCTAGCTCCAG AGTACCTGCAAAATGGGCATTCGACCGAGAAATCGGACGTGTATAGCTTTGGGGTGCTTTTGCTGGAGCTGGTGACCGGAAAGAGGCCTACGGATTCCTGCTTCCTCAACAAGGGTCTCAACATCGTCGGCTGG CTGAACACGCTGAGCGGGGAGCACCGTCTGGAGGAGATCCTGGATGAGAGGTCGGGCGACGCGGAGGTGGAGGCGGTGGAGGGGATCCTGGACATCGCGGCCATGTGCACGGACGCGGACCCGGGGCAGCGGCCGTCGATGGGGGCGGTGCTCAAGATGCTGGAGGAGGAGATCCTGTCGCCCTGCCTCAGCGAGCTCTACTACGAGCAGCACCTGGAGCTCTGA